In Nocardia asteroides, the following proteins share a genomic window:
- a CDS encoding DUF389 domain-containing protein: MLHLRVISPPQQTDALVRALEADAGVTHLTVARGIALQPQGDLVQADVAREAANKVLADVKALGIEQTGGITLGPVDSVLSDAADRAVRAAPGDPSDAVVWEQLLRETHEESSLNVTFVAFLTIACLLASIGVATNSPVTIVGAMVVGPEFGPLAALSVALVRRNWRLARRSVIALAVAFPVAMVITLFATLLWGQLGWITTAGVIDAHNVDFIYEVGPFSLVVALLAGAAGMLSLVTSKSAALIGVFISVTTVPAAGYAVVAATIGQWHRAFESVGQLAVNLLGIVVAGVIVLQLRPRAGDEAGPVGRFKRAIGMSTPLRH; encoded by the coding sequence GTGCTACATCTGCGAGTGATCAGCCCGCCCCAGCAGACCGACGCACTGGTGCGGGCGCTGGAAGCCGACGCGGGCGTCACCCATCTCACGGTCGCGCGGGGGATCGCCCTGCAGCCGCAGGGCGATCTCGTGCAGGCCGATGTGGCCCGCGAGGCCGCGAACAAGGTCCTCGCCGATGTCAAGGCGCTCGGCATCGAGCAGACCGGCGGGATCACCCTCGGCCCGGTCGACTCGGTGCTGTCCGACGCCGCCGACCGGGCGGTGCGGGCCGCGCCCGGCGATCCGAGCGACGCCGTGGTCTGGGAGCAGCTGCTCCGGGAGACGCATGAGGAGTCCTCGCTCAACGTCACGTTCGTGGCGTTCCTGACCATCGCCTGCCTGCTGGCCTCGATCGGCGTGGCCACGAACTCGCCGGTGACCATCGTCGGCGCGATGGTGGTGGGTCCGGAGTTCGGTCCGCTGGCGGCGCTGTCGGTGGCGCTGGTGCGGCGCAACTGGCGGCTGGCCCGGCGCTCGGTGATCGCGCTCGCGGTGGCCTTCCCGGTGGCGATGGTGATCACCCTGTTCGCCACCCTGCTCTGGGGACAACTCGGCTGGATCACCACCGCGGGCGTCATCGACGCGCACAATGTGGACTTCATCTACGAAGTCGGACCGTTCTCCCTGGTCGTGGCCTTGCTGGCGGGCGCGGCGGGCATGCTGTCGCTGGTGACGTCGAAATCGGCCGCGCTGATCGGGGTGTTCATCTCGGTCACCACGGTGCCCGCCGCCGGGTACGCGGTGGTTGCGGCGACCATCGGGCAGTGGCATCGCGCGTTCGAGTCGGTCGGTCAGCTGGCGGTCAACCTGCTCGGCATCGTCGTCGCCGGGGTGATCGTGCTGCAGCTGCGCCCGCGCGCAGGCGACGAGGCGGGCCCGGTCGGCCGGTTCAAGCGCGCGATCGGGATGAGCACGCCGCTGCGGCACTGA
- a CDS encoding siderophore-interacting protein, producing the protein MPKPVSVTVVRKHWLTPHLVRVVGVADGFTPNTFTDAYVKLIFPPPGVEYPEPFDLDTVRATLGPESQPVLRTYTVRSFDSASREIALDFVVHGDEGVAGPWARDVEPGARFHLNGPGGAFAPDPAAQWYLFAGDESALPAIAAALEALPAGAPAQVFVEVGGAEDEIPLTSPGDLRVHWVHRGVSSDLIPDELAGEHAPLVAAVRAAEWLPGQVQAFVHGEAEAVMRQLRPYLRRERDVAPKWLSISGYWRRGRTEEGFREWKRALAAEGA; encoded by the coding sequence GTGCCGAAACCGGTTTCCGTCACTGTCGTTCGCAAACACTGGTTGACTCCGCACCTGGTGCGGGTCGTCGGGGTCGCGGACGGATTCACACCGAACACCTTCACCGACGCCTACGTGAAGCTGATCTTCCCCCCGCCCGGGGTCGAGTATCCCGAGCCGTTCGATCTCGACACCGTGCGCGCGACGCTGGGGCCGGAGAGCCAGCCGGTGCTGCGCACCTACACCGTGCGGTCCTTCGATTCCGCGAGCCGCGAGATCGCCCTGGATTTCGTCGTGCACGGTGACGAGGGCGTCGCGGGCCCGTGGGCGCGCGACGTCGAGCCGGGCGCGCGGTTCCACCTGAACGGGCCCGGTGGCGCGTTCGCGCCGGACCCGGCGGCCCAGTGGTATCTGTTCGCCGGCGACGAGTCGGCGCTGCCCGCCATCGCGGCGGCACTGGAAGCCCTGCCCGCCGGCGCACCGGCGCAGGTCTTCGTCGAAGTGGGGGGCGCCGAGGACGAGATTCCGCTCACCTCGCCCGGCGACCTGCGGGTGCACTGGGTGCATCGCGGGGTGTCCTCGGATCTGATCCCCGACGAGCTCGCGGGCGAGCACGCGCCGCTGGTGGCGGCTGTGCGCGCGGCCGAGTGGCTGCCCGGTCAGGTGCAGGCGTTCGTGCACGGTGAGGCCGAGGCGGTGATGCGGCAGCTGCGTCCCTACCTGCGCAGGGAACGCGACGTGGCGCCGAAGTGGCTGTCGATCTCCGGGTACTGGCGGCGCGGCCGTACCGAGGAGGGCTTCCGCGAGTGGAAGCGCGCCTTGGCCGCCGAAGGCGCCTGA
- a CDS encoding phosphotransferase family protein, whose product MTALLAERAADVVSAAQQLLTKRMGAPVKLSDPMELSGSGRTTVLRVRVAENAFSLPRTLIVKQVRGAAQDRVTGGMAPGVASIDAAFLREAVSYQFTTALSREQRPGAYLIAHSVPDRLLVLSDLGDNALLTSVLQARVEPGTRNALMAFAQALGRMHAATVGREPDFVALMRRVDSVHRVDGIAQQAQAAIADVPGLLQAELGIEVPGEIAERIVHGNRLFTGGRYRAFSPSDLCPDNVILNDEGARFLDYEWGGFRDATLDIAYALVSFPGCLCDFELSRSRAREMVEAWRSAVVGVWPSLADDTLLAERILEARLIWVWLSTYWFLPADHTRIATAREHGLSVPRSEALINRWSALAEDARVTGDDAVGDFAEQVSAMLEERWAE is encoded by the coding sequence ATGACCGCACTATTGGCCGAACGCGCCGCCGACGTCGTGTCCGCAGCACAACAGTTGCTCACAAAGCGAATGGGTGCTCCGGTGAAGCTGAGCGATCCGATGGAGCTCAGTGGCAGTGGTAGGACGACAGTCCTACGCGTGCGTGTTGCGGAGAACGCATTTTCGTTGCCGCGCACGCTGATCGTGAAGCAGGTGCGCGGTGCCGCGCAGGACCGCGTCACCGGCGGCATGGCGCCCGGTGTCGCGAGCATCGATGCCGCCTTCCTGCGGGAGGCCGTGTCCTACCAGTTCACCACCGCGCTCAGCCGCGAGCAGCGTCCCGGCGCGTACCTCATCGCGCACAGCGTGCCCGACCGGTTGCTGGTGCTGTCGGACCTCGGCGACAACGCGCTGCTCACCTCGGTGCTGCAGGCCCGCGTCGAACCCGGCACCCGCAACGCGCTGATGGCCTTCGCGCAGGCGCTGGGCCGGATGCACGCCGCCACCGTGGGCCGCGAGCCCGACTTCGTCGCCCTGATGCGCCGGGTCGACTCGGTGCACCGGGTGGACGGGATCGCCCAGCAGGCCCAGGCCGCGATCGCCGATGTCCCCGGGCTGCTGCAGGCCGAACTCGGCATCGAGGTCCCCGGCGAGATCGCCGAGCGGATCGTGCACGGCAACCGCCTGTTCACCGGTGGCCGCTACCGCGCGTTCAGCCCGTCGGACCTGTGCCCGGACAACGTCATCCTGAACGACGAGGGCGCCCGTTTCCTCGACTACGAGTGGGGCGGCTTCCGCGACGCCACCCTCGACATCGCCTACGCCCTGGTCTCGTTCCCGGGCTGCCTGTGCGATTTCGAACTGTCGCGCAGCCGGGCCAGGGAGATGGTCGAGGCCTGGCGTTCGGCCGTGGTCGGGGTGTGGCCGTCGCTGGCCGACGACACCCTGCTGGCCGAGCGGATCCTCGAGGCCCGGCTCATCTGGGTGTGGCTGTCGACCTACTGGTTCCTGCCCGCCGACCACACCCGCATCGCCACCGCGCGCGAGCACGGGCTGTCGGTGCCGCGCTCCGAGGCGCTGATCAACCGCTGGTCGGCACTGGCCGAGGACGCGCGCGTCACCGGCGACGACGCGGTCGGCGACTTCGCCGAGCAGGTCTCGGCCATGCTCGAGGAGCGCTGGGCGGAGTAG
- a CDS encoding YciI family protein has translation MSQYLVLIYGDEATYAAMSPAERGDMLAAHRAFQQLAGAANLGGNALQPTGTATAIRHDATGEVVVTDGPFAEAKEALGGYYLIEAPDLDAAIALAAQVPAPTGGVEVRPLQVFPQP, from the coding sequence ATGAGCCAGTACCTGGTCCTGATCTACGGCGACGAAGCCACCTACGCCGCCATGTCTCCCGCCGAGCGCGGTGACATGCTCGCCGCGCACCGCGCCTTCCAGCAGCTCGCGGGCGCGGCCAATCTCGGCGGCAACGCGCTGCAGCCCACCGGCACCGCCACCGCGATCCGGCACGACGCCACGGGCGAGGTCGTCGTCACCGACGGTCCGTTCGCCGAGGCCAAGGAAGCCCTCGGCGGCTACTACCTGATCGAGGCGCCCGATCTCGACGCCGCGATCGCGCTCGCCGCGCAGGTTCCCGCGCCCACCGGCGGCGTCGAGGTGCGGCCGCTGCAGGTCTTCCCGCAGCCGTGA
- a CDS encoding alkaline phosphatase D family protein, which produces MRSLIVVEINGGNASAPTGQFARRTLFKGGTAAAAVVVLSTATAHAAGTVFRHGVASGDPLPGAVILWTRVTVADDATPGSGIGAATPVRWEISADESFAGIAASGTVTADVGADHTVKVDATGLAPATDYWYRFTALGATSPVGRTRTAPAADTDLDRLRLGLVSCSNWEAGWFGSYRHLAARTDLDAIVHLGDYLYEYARGEYTGRTGAVRGHDPAHEIVTLADYRTRHGQYKTDPDLTALHATLPFICTWDDHESADNSWREGSENHDPAVHGPWSARRAASAQAYLEWMPVRATRTGDEVQIYRRLRFGTLAELSMLDLRSYRDHEAGPGAGWRQADDPARTITGRAQMDWLTAGLTSSPARWKLIGNSVMVAPLVFPPLEPATTQAITEAIGIPQGGLTVNGDQWDGYTADRRTLFRAIADNEVGDVVFLTGDIHTSWAADLPLDAANYPGGPTVGAEFVVPSVTSSSVGDLLKTPPRTTSVPAEEAIKAANHHLRYVELDSHGFGVLEVTPAQTQMDWFYVADVIDPASEVRHATSFAVPAGGRLEPRPAPVH; this is translated from the coding sequence ATGAGATCGCTGATCGTGGTCGAAATCAACGGCGGCAACGCCTCTGCGCCCACCGGGCAGTTCGCCCGGCGCACCCTGTTCAAAGGCGGCACGGCGGCGGCCGCGGTCGTGGTGCTGAGCACCGCGACCGCGCACGCGGCCGGGACCGTCTTCCGGCACGGTGTCGCCTCCGGTGACCCACTGCCCGGCGCGGTGATCCTGTGGACCAGGGTGACCGTGGCCGACGACGCGACGCCCGGCTCCGGGATCGGCGCCGCGACCCCGGTGCGCTGGGAGATCTCGGCGGACGAGTCCTTCGCCGGCATCGCCGCCTCGGGCACCGTCACCGCCGACGTGGGCGCCGACCACACCGTCAAGGTCGACGCGACCGGACTCGCTCCCGCGACCGACTACTGGTACCGCTTCACCGCGCTCGGCGCGACCTCGCCGGTCGGCCGCACCCGCACCGCGCCCGCCGCCGACACCGACCTGGACCGCCTGCGCCTCGGCCTGGTCTCCTGCTCCAACTGGGAGGCGGGCTGGTTCGGCTCGTACCGGCATCTGGCCGCGCGCACCGACCTCGACGCGATCGTGCACCTGGGCGACTACCTCTACGAATACGCCCGCGGCGAGTACACCGGCCGTACCGGCGCGGTGCGCGGCCACGATCCCGCGCACGAGATCGTCACCCTGGCCGACTACCGCACCCGGCACGGCCAGTACAAGACCGATCCCGACCTGACGGCCCTGCACGCCACGCTGCCGTTCATCTGCACCTGGGACGACCACGAGTCGGCCGACAACTCCTGGCGCGAGGGCTCGGAGAATCACGACCCCGCCGTGCACGGTCCGTGGAGCGCCCGGCGTGCCGCCTCCGCGCAGGCCTACCTCGAATGGATGCCGGTCCGGGCGACCCGCACCGGCGACGAGGTCCAGATCTACCGCAGGCTCCGCTTCGGCACCCTCGCCGAGCTGTCCATGCTCGACCTGCGCAGCTACCGCGACCACGAGGCGGGCCCCGGTGCCGGCTGGCGACAGGCCGACGACCCGGCCCGCACCATCACCGGGCGCGCCCAGATGGACTGGCTCACCGCCGGTCTCACCTCCTCACCCGCGCGGTGGAAGCTGATCGGCAACTCGGTGATGGTGGCGCCGCTGGTGTTCCCGCCGCTGGAACCGGCGACCACCCAGGCCATTACCGAGGCCATCGGGATCCCGCAGGGCGGTCTCACCGTGAACGGCGACCAGTGGGACGGCTACACCGCCGACCGGCGCACCCTGTTCCGGGCCATCGCCGACAACGAGGTGGGTGACGTCGTGTTCCTGACCGGCGACATCCACACCTCCTGGGCCGCCGACCTGCCGCTGGACGCCGCGAACTACCCGGGCGGCCCGACTGTCGGCGCGGAGTTCGTCGTCCCGTCGGTCACCTCCTCGAGCGTCGGCGACCTGCTGAAGACGCCGCCGCGGACCACGTCGGTGCCCGCCGAGGAGGCCATCAAGGCGGCCAACCATCACCTGCGCTATGTCGAACTGGACTCGCACGGTTTCGGGGTGCTCGAGGTGACCCCGGCGCAGACCCAGATGGACTGGTTCTACGTGGCCGACGTGATCGACCCGGCGAGTGAGGTCCGGCACGCCACGTCGTTCGCGGTCCCGGCCGGTGGCCGCCTCGAACCGCGACCGGCTCCGGTGCACTGA
- a CDS encoding RNA polymerase sigma factor — MTTTAAAAVDRAHRREWAFVLAATVRLVRDFDLAEECVQEAYATALTSWAADGVPARPGAWLTTVARRRGLDLLRREGTFRRTLPRLVVDEPVPDTAELALDGLDDPAIPDDRLRLISTCCHPALDPQAQVALTLRLVCGVTTAEVARAFLVAEPTMAARITRAKKKIAVAGIPYRVPSVRELPQRLDAICAVIHLLFTTGHTAPAGDHLVRTDLVERALQLARMMHALVPDDPSVTGLLALVVLTDARRAARVDAAGELCTLEHQDRSRWDHAAVAEGVALVKQALPHTDRYTLQAAIAAVHDEAPRWAETDWTEIIGLYQLLLRVWPSPVARLNHAIAVGLGGDPARALDLLGPLGAEPALATYGYLDAARAAFLAELGRVAEAVAAYQAALLLTDNAVERAHLRGKLAALDH; from the coding sequence GTGACCACCACGGCGGCCGCGGCCGTCGACCGGGCGCATCGTCGCGAGTGGGCCTTCGTGCTCGCCGCGACGGTGCGGCTGGTCCGCGATTTCGACCTGGCCGAGGAATGCGTCCAGGAGGCCTACGCGACCGCGCTGACGTCCTGGGCGGCCGACGGGGTGCCCGCCCGGCCCGGCGCCTGGCTGACGACGGTGGCCCGCCGCCGCGGCCTGGACCTGCTGCGCCGCGAGGGCACCTTCCGGCGCACACTGCCGCGCCTGGTCGTCGACGAGCCGGTCCCCGACACCGCCGAACTGGCGCTGGACGGACTGGACGACCCGGCGATCCCCGACGACCGGCTCCGGCTGATCAGCACCTGCTGCCATCCCGCCCTGGACCCGCAGGCACAGGTCGCGTTGACGCTGCGGCTGGTCTGCGGTGTCACCACCGCCGAGGTGGCGCGCGCGTTCCTGGTCGCCGAGCCGACCATGGCCGCCCGGATCACCCGGGCGAAGAAGAAGATCGCCGTCGCGGGCATCCCGTACCGCGTCCCGTCGGTCCGGGAGCTGCCGCAGCGCCTCGACGCGATCTGCGCGGTGATCCACCTGCTCTTCACCACCGGCCACACCGCTCCCGCGGGCGACCATCTCGTCCGAACGGACCTGGTCGAGCGCGCCCTGCAGCTCGCGCGCATGATGCACGCGCTGGTGCCCGACGATCCGTCGGTGACCGGCCTGCTGGCCCTGGTCGTGCTCACCGACGCGCGCCGGGCCGCCCGGGTGGACGCCGCGGGCGAGCTGTGCACCCTCGAACACCAGGATCGCTCCCGCTGGGACCACGCGGCCGTCGCCGAAGGCGTCGCCCTGGTGAAACAGGCACTGCCGCACACCGATCGCTACACCCTGCAGGCCGCGATCGCCGCCGTCCACGACGAGGCGCCCAGGTGGGCCGAGACCGACTGGACCGAGATCATCGGCCTCTACCAGCTGCTGCTGCGGGTGTGGCCGTCACCGGTCGCCCGGCTCAACCACGCGATCGCGGTGGGTCTGGGCGGCGATCCCGCGCGGGCACTGGACCTATTGGGCCCGCTCGGCGCGGAACCCGCGCTGGCGACCTACGGCTACCTGGACGCGGCCCGCGCGGCCTTCCTGGCCGAGCTGGGCCGCGTCGCGGAGGCCGTCGCCGCCTACCAGGCGGCGCTGCTGCTCACCGACAACGCGGTGGAACGCGCGCATCTGCGCGGCAAGCTGGCCGCGCTCGATCACTGA